TTCCCCACAGTCTCTGACAGTGGTTTTCCGAGAGCCCTTCCCGGTGCAGCCCCAGGACAGTGAGAGCCCTCCTGCCCAGCTGGTCTCCACCTACCACCACCTAGAGTCCGTCATCAACACAGCTTGCTTCACCCTCTGGACCCGCCTCCTGTGAGGCCCAGACCAGTGAATGTCATCCTTACTCAAACCATGGATCTGTGAGACTGTCCACTTGAAGCAGGACTGACCAACCCTTCTGGGCCCAGACACTGACGGACACCGAAGGCTTTGTGACTAGATCTCAGGGGCCTGAGTCGCAGCCTAGCAGTAGGAGCTGCCCCACTGAGCACCTGCCAGGGTGACCGGCCCAGGGCTCCAGAGGGTCAGGTCAGTTCCCTGAGGTGCCCATCTCCTCTCAGGCCCCTGGACCCTCCCCAGGAATTCACACCAGGTGCCAAGCACTCACCCCTGAGAGCTCCTCTGCCTGAATGCTGCCTCCCAAGTCTTTGATTGCTTTCAGCCTCCCTGCATTTTGAGCCCTCTGGTCTTCATTTCCCACGTGAACATCATCGCCGAACATTGTTGTTGAGATAATGACAACTTGGTTCCCATCCCAGCTCTGCTTCTGAAGCCCCTGTGACCACAGGCAAGCCCCATTGCTCTCGGACCCGTGGTTTCTGGTGTGTTAATGAAGAGCTGGGCTTGAAAACCCCCATCTCCACAGCGACACTGGCACAACGGACTGGAGGACTTGAGTGTGAGCTGTACGTCCCTTCTCAACAGGAGGGAAGTAACCCAGGGAGACAGAAGTTGAGACACCGtgtgtcctccccccacccaataaCACACAGAGGAAAACGTTCAGCAGGTGGTCTTTTAATTCAGGAGATTTGGGATGCTTGGTGCACTGTCCCAGAGGCAGGTGGGTGCCGGGCAGGACCTCACTGGCCAGCCTGTGGGCGGCCCCGCCTACCCCAGTAGGAACGAAGCCAGTTCAGGCCCTCTGCTGTGTCTcctgaggagagagggaggccgTGGCATCTCGACCCGTGGGGAGAAAAACAGCCATGTCTGCTACCTATCCCTCAGAGCTCCGTTCCCCAGCCCTAGGCCTGGAGCCCCAGCACCCCCTCACCTTGAGGCTGGTACTCGCAGCCCACAAAGCCCTTGTAGCCTTCATCCTCCAGCAGTTGGAATAGATAGGGGAAGTTCAGCTCTCCAGGGCTGTCAGGTTCCCCCCGGCCCGGGACCTGTGCCACCTGCACGTGCCCTGGAGACAGATGTGGGCAGATGTGGGCCCCACGCTCCAGCTGGGGCCAGAGGGACAGATGCGAGGGTCTGAAGGGGTGGGAGGATAGAGGGAGTAACACAGCAGACAACAAGGAGCCAAGAGACCCCTCTCACCAACAAGGGGTAGGAACTCCCGGATGTTTCCTGTCAGGTTGCCATCCATGATCTGCCAGTGGAATATGTCCTGCGTAGAGATTACTACAGTCAGAGGCCCTGCAGGGCCCTTTCCCTCACCCCATACTTCCCAGATGTGGAGAACACGGGCCTTCTGTGAAGCACTCCCTTTCGTCCACTCACCATCTGTAACTGGAGGTTGGGTCTTCCGACCTTCTGTAAGATGGCTGCCGCTgggagagagcggggagggggccgTGAGACACAAGGAGAGCACACGGATCACACGGGACTGGAGGGGGCACAGGGCTGCAGTCCTACCCTGCTGGGGCGTGTCCAGGAAGTACTGAGGGTCAGTGCTGCGGGTATTGATGGGCTCCAGCAGTCCCACGAGGCTCTCCTAGCATCATGGTGGACCCGTGTCCCATCAGTCAGTCACTGGTGAAGCCCCTCCCCGTTCCCTGTGAGCTGGGCTAGTGCCCGGCCTTGTGCCTCATCTGTTCTGCCCACCGTGTGCCCCCTCTGCACACATGGGCATTCGTGTAAGCATCGTGTGTTCATTTGTTCTTGGTCtctcacctgagccaaaaccccaGCCGCGTGCCTcaggttctccagaaaaactgTCTCCATTTCACTCCTGACTGCTGCTCGGTCAGCACCCTGGGGTACTCGGCCAGCCATCAGGTGAATCCTGGGGGGAGACAGcactggtgggggctggggagtccGTCCTGGAAGCAGGGCCCTCCTTTGGCTCCCTGTGGGCATCTCCTCCAGCTGCCTtccccccatctcccctgctGGTGATCTGTCACCTGGCAGTGATGCCCTCCGGCACCCTCACACTCCATGGTCAGCCTGAGGCCGTGCCCTTCCCCAGATACCTTCTGAGAGACACCCCATCTTCCTGCTTCAGAGGCCTCTCACTCGGCTCTCCCTGTCCATCTCCTTTCCAGTGGTCCTCTCCTCAGGCTGTGAACATGTGTCAGCCTCCCTTTCTAGAAATTATTTTGACCCTTTCCCATGAGTATTCCATGCTGCTTGTCTCCACTTCCTGCATCTGCTCCTTAGATTCTTCCCATCTGCTTTCTGCCCCTACCACTCGCCAGTAATGACGAGTTTCCAGTTCCACTTCAGCCCATTTGCACTCGGTGGGATGTGTTTATTTGATCAACCCCATGGTGTGCCTTCTACCTCCTCCTGTTACCACCTGATCTTTCTCGGCCACACTCAACTCCAAAAGGTCACATTTCCAACCTTAGGAATTCTGCTGAGCAAACGAAGCCTTCCCTGGTCTCTCTCCGCTGCATCCTTGCCTCCAGTGCTCCTTCCATCAAGACCCTGTTCAACATCACTACCTGTAAGAAGCTTCCTCTGATCCCAGACAGGTGCCTACTCTGCTCCCACAGCTGCCATGAACTGACCCTTCCTCAACTGGATCTCTGTATGTTTACCTGGCTACCTCCCTGGTCAGACAGCCCCCAGCACAGGATCCCAGGATGAAAGAGTAGCAAACAGGAGAATCGCACACGACAGATAAAATCCAAAGGCAACTGACAAAGGACCAGGACTGAAGGAGTGGAAAGGCCAGTGCGCTCGGACTCCGAGCTCTCTGACCTGGCGTCCTGTTCTCCCAGACCCCAAACGTGGGGCAGGGTCTGGGAGGAGACagggcaagaaggggagggggtggaggagaagagCGTAGGATACCTGGGACAGCCCAGAGCCTTGGCGTACAGCACCGCCTGCTCCAGCCCCTCTCGGAAGGCCGCTTGCCTCCCGGGAACGGCCCCCAGCCCCATCTCCCCTTTCTCTCGGTCCCCTGAGGAGAGAACGGGCGTCAGCTGCGGCTAGCGTCCCCAGAGCTCCCCGTCCCCCCCGACCGCCGCCCCGGTTCGGCCCCGCGGCGCACCGGGGGGCGTGTTGATCAGCACCAGCCGCAGGCCCGCTTCCCGCGCCGCGCGCGCCAGCGCCTCGGGCGACTCCGAGTACGGCCAGGCGACCTCGGCGGCCTCGAAGCCCGAGCTGCCCGCCGCCCGGAGCCGCGCGGGGAGGCCGGGGAGCTCGGGGAACAGCCACGACACGTTGGCCGAGAAGCGGAGCGGAGCCATAGCGGTCAGGGGACACGCTCGCGGGGCAGAGTCCGGGGCCGGAAGGCGGAagcgggcggggcgggcgcgTGTCGGGAGGCCGACCGAGCGGGGGCGCGCTGGCGCCGCGAGCCGAGCCACCAGCCCTCCGCGCCTGCCTTTTCAGGTTAGAAAAGCAGCGAGGGGGGAAAGTCCGCGGATGGTCCAGAAAAGTGACGTTTTTCGAGACCGGAGAAGGGGAAAGGCGGGGAGAGGCTAGAGGGCCGAGCGGAAGGAGCTGGGTCCGGGAGTGGGCGGGACAGCCCCCCAACTGCGCGGGGCAGGCGAGGCCTGGGACTCCTGGGCCGAGAGCCGGCGGAGAGGGGCGAGAGAGCCCAGTTAAATTCGAGAAACGTGAGCTTTAGCAAAGACTTAGTATTTTCCCTCATTATAAACACTGTATCTGTTCTTTAC
This Lynx canadensis isolate LIC74 chromosome C1, mLynCan4.pri.v2, whole genome shotgun sequence DNA region includes the following protein-coding sequences:
- the HYI gene encoding putative hydroxypyruvate isomerase, translating into MAPLRFSANVSWLFPELPGLPARLRAAGSSGFEAAEVAWPYSESPEALARAAREAGLRLVLINTPPGDREKGEMGLGAVPGRQAAFREGLEQAVLYAKALGCPRIHLMAGRVPQGADRAAVRSEMETVFLENLRHAAGVLAQESLVGLLEPINTRSTDPQYFLDTPQQAAAILQKVGRPNLQLQMDIFHWQIMDGNLTGNIREFLPLVGHVQVAQVPGRGEPDSPGELNFPYLFQLLEDEGYKGFVGCEYQPQGDTAEGLNWLRSYWGRRGRPQAGQ